Proteins found in one Pseudomonadota bacterium genomic segment:
- a CDS encoding acyl-CoA dehydrogenase family protein has protein sequence MNFAFSQDQEMIRDSAKRLLSDLSPLSAVHKILDSDATYDEKLWSQMAEAGWPSMAIPEEFGGAGMGYLELAVLAEEMGKALACSPFDSSIFMAAEVIKAAGSEEQKKKYLSRIASGESIATVALSEKGRLDQGGIQLKADGNKLTGVKVPVADGLSADLGIVAARSAEGVSLYAVDLRSAQVSRELVQSMDRARKQARLTFNGAEGELLGVAGKGWEYLDDMLYKAAALIAFEQVGGAQSALEMATNYAKERYAFGRPIGSFQAIKHRIADMFVKVEMARSSAYYAAWALEHSPENVRQAASSARVMGIDAYRFAAEENVQIHGGIGFTWEADPHLHMKRAKHLESVLGGSMMWRERLMQCLEQAAA, from the coding sequence ATGAACTTTGCATTCTCTCAAGATCAAGAGATGATTCGCGACTCGGCCAAGCGGCTCTTGTCCGATTTGTCTCCACTCAGTGCAGTGCACAAAATCCTCGACTCCGACGCGACCTATGACGAGAAGCTCTGGAGCCAAATGGCCGAAGCGGGTTGGCCGAGTATGGCCATTCCGGAAGAATTCGGTGGGGCTGGCATGGGTTATCTGGAATTGGCTGTGTTGGCTGAAGAAATGGGTAAGGCCTTGGCGTGTTCCCCATTTGATTCATCCATTTTCATGGCCGCCGAAGTGATCAAGGCAGCCGGCTCGGAAGAGCAAAAGAAAAAGTATCTTTCCCGAATCGCTAGCGGTGAATCCATTGCGACCGTGGCACTGTCGGAGAAAGGTCGTTTGGACCAAGGCGGTATTCAACTCAAAGCCGACGGCAACAAGCTCACCGGCGTGAAGGTGCCGGTTGCCGATGGTTTGTCGGCCGATTTGGGGATCGTGGCCGCCCGTTCGGCGGAAGGTGTATCGCTGTACGCGGTCGATCTACGTAGCGCGCAAGTGAGTCGTGAACTGGTGCAGTCCATGGATCGCGCGCGCAAGCAGGCACGACTGACGTTCAACGGCGCCGAAGGAGAGCTACTGGGAGTGGCCGGCAAGGGGTGGGAGTATCTCGATGACATGCTATACAAGGCTGCTGCCTTGATCGCATTCGAGCAGGTGGGTGGTGCGCAATCGGCGCTAGAAATGGCCACCAACTATGCCAAGGAGCGTTACGCATTCGGCCGCCCGATCGGTTCTTTCCAAGCGATTAAACACCGCATCGCGGATATGTTCGTCAAAGTGGAAATGGCCCGCTCGAGCGCTTACTACGCTGCATGGGCGCTGGAGCATTCACCCGAAAACGTGCGCCAAGCCGCCAGCAGCGCCCGCGTGATGGGTATTGATGCCTATCGATTTGCGGCGGAAGAAAACGTCCAAATCCACGGTGGTATCGGGTTTACCTGGGAAGCGGATCCCCACTTGCACATGAAGCGTGCCAAGCATCTTGAAAGCGTGCTTGGCGGCTCGATGATGTGGCGGGAGCGCTTGATGCAATGCTTGGAGCAAGCTGCTGCTTGA